From a region of the Takifugu flavidus isolate HTHZ2018 chromosome 18, ASM371156v2, whole genome shotgun sequence genome:
- the cant1a gene encoding soluble calcium-activated nucleotidase 1 isoform X2, with product MNSTADSHTSPPSSMPASPASPRQDQNEPMSNLRISVGGLPLLASMGNTTDPRFRLKWKPIVLVALSLTLLLMLFMHMSSGTQSHSYGRPSSRVGDADPDATDSLSQYNDTYPLSSPERTPEGTRYRIAVIADLDTSSSSDKKLTWFSYMRRGYLSVSESGDKVAVEWEGDRVVLESHLSEKGRGMELSELVAFNGKLYSVDDRTGIVYRIDGEKAVPWVILTDGDGSVAKGFKAEWMTVKDRHLWIGGLGKEWTTTTGEFVNNYPQWVKVVGFRGDVRHENWVSNYEALRSAAGIQPPGYLIHESASWSDTLQRWFFLPRRASEERYDETADERRGTNILLSSSADFKDITASRVGQLNLTHGFSSFKFVPNTDDQIIVALKSEEDGGKISTYIMAFTLDGRILLPETKIGDVKYEGIEFI from the exons ATGAATTCAACAGCGGACA GTCACACCAGCCCTCCGTCCTCCATGCCAGCTTCACCAGCTTCACCTCGACAGGACCAGAATGAGCCTATGAGCAACCTGCGCATCTCTGTGGGAGgcctccccctgctggcttcCATGGGCAACACCACCGACCCCCGTTTCCGCCTCAAGTGGAAGCCCATCGTGCTCGTGGCCTTGTCCCTGACTTTGCTCCTGATGCTGTTCATGCACATGAGCTCGGGCACGCAGTCCCATTCGTACGGCCGACCCAGCTCCAGAGTCGGAGACGCCGACCCCGACGCCACGGACTCCCTCTCACAGTACAATGACACCTACCCGCTCAGCTCACCCGAACGCACCCCAGAGGGCACCCGCTACCGCATCGCCGTCATCGCCGACCTGGACACCAGCTCTAGCAGCGACAAGAAGCTGACGTGGTTCAGCTACATGCGCCGGGGCTACCTGTCGGTGTCGGAGAGCGGGGATAAGGTGGCGGTGGAATGGGAAGGAGACAGGGTGGTGCTGGAAAGCCACCTGTCGGAGAAGGGTCGAGGTATGGAGCTGTCCGAGCTGGTGGCCTTCAACGGGAAGCTCTACAGCGTCGACGACAGAACGGGCATCGTTTACCGCATTGACGGTGAAAAGGCGGTGCCCTGGGTCATCTTGACGGACGGCGACGGCAGCGTGGCTAAAG GGTTCAAAGCTGAGTGGATGACGGTGAAGGACCGGCACCTCTGGATCGGCGGGCTGGGGAAGGAGTGGACGACCACCACGGGCGAGTTTGTCAACAACTACCCGcagtgggtgaaggtggtgggcTTCAGAGGGGACGTGCGTCACGAGAACTGGGTCTCCAACTACGAGGCTCTCAGGTCAGCCGCGGGGATCCAGCCCCCAG GGTATCTAATCCACGAATCCGCTTCCTGGAGCGACACCCTCCAGCGGTGGTTCTTCCTGCCCCGGCGCGCCAGCGAGGAGCGCTACGACGAGACGGCGGACGAGCGCCGCGGCACCAAcatcctcctcagctcctcggCAGATTTTAAGGACATCACCGCCAGCAGAGTGGGCCAGCTCAACCTCACTCACGGGTTCTCCTCCTTCAAGTTCGTCCCCAACACGGACGACCAGATCATCGTGGCCCTCAAGTCGGAGGAGGACGGCGGGAAGATCTCCACGTACATCATGGCCTTCACGCTCGACGGGCGCATTCTCCTCCCTGAGACCAAGATCGGAGACGTGAAGTACGAGGGGATCGAGTTCATATAG
- the cant1a gene encoding soluble calcium-activated nucleotidase 1 isoform X4, translating to MPASPASPRQDQNEPMSNLRISVGGLPLLASMGNTTDPRFRLKWKPIVLVALSLTLLLMLFMHMSSGTQSHSYGRPSSRVGDADPDATDSLSQYNDTYPLSSPERTPEGTRYRIAVIADLDTSSSSDKKLTWFSYMRRGYLSVSESGDKVAVEWEGDRVVLESHLSEKGRGMELSELVAFNGKLYSVDDRTGIVYRIDGEKAVPWVILTDGDGSVAKGFKAEWMTVKDRHLWIGGLGKEWTTTTGEFVNNYPQWVKVVGFRGDVRHENWVSNYEALRSAAGIQPPGYLIHESASWSDTLQRWFFLPRRASEERYDETADERRGTNILLSSSADFKDITASRVGQLNLTHGFSSFKFVPNTDDQIIVALKSEEDGGKISTYIMAFTLDGRILLPETKIGDVKYEGIEFI from the exons ATGCCAGCTTCACCAGCTTCACCTCGACAGGACCAGAATGAGCCTATGAGCAACCTGCGCATCTCTGTGGGAGgcctccccctgctggcttcCATGGGCAACACCACCGACCCCCGTTTCCGCCTCAAGTGGAAGCCCATCGTGCTCGTGGCCTTGTCCCTGACTTTGCTCCTGATGCTGTTCATGCACATGAGCTCGGGCACGCAGTCCCATTCGTACGGCCGACCCAGCTCCAGAGTCGGAGACGCCGACCCCGACGCCACGGACTCCCTCTCACAGTACAATGACACCTACCCGCTCAGCTCACCCGAACGCACCCCAGAGGGCACCCGCTACCGCATCGCCGTCATCGCCGACCTGGACACCAGCTCTAGCAGCGACAAGAAGCTGACGTGGTTCAGCTACATGCGCCGGGGCTACCTGTCGGTGTCGGAGAGCGGGGATAAGGTGGCGGTGGAATGGGAAGGAGACAGGGTGGTGCTGGAAAGCCACCTGTCGGAGAAGGGTCGAGGTATGGAGCTGTCCGAGCTGGTGGCCTTCAACGGGAAGCTCTACAGCGTCGACGACAGAACGGGCATCGTTTACCGCATTGACGGTGAAAAGGCGGTGCCCTGGGTCATCTTGACGGACGGCGACGGCAGCGTGGCTAAAG GGTTCAAAGCTGAGTGGATGACGGTGAAGGACCGGCACCTCTGGATCGGCGGGCTGGGGAAGGAGTGGACGACCACCACGGGCGAGTTTGTCAACAACTACCCGcagtgggtgaaggtggtgggcTTCAGAGGGGACGTGCGTCACGAGAACTGGGTCTCCAACTACGAGGCTCTCAGGTCAGCCGCGGGGATCCAGCCCCCAG GGTATCTAATCCACGAATCCGCTTCCTGGAGCGACACCCTCCAGCGGTGGTTCTTCCTGCCCCGGCGCGCCAGCGAGGAGCGCTACGACGAGACGGCGGACGAGCGCCGCGGCACCAAcatcctcctcagctcctcggCAGATTTTAAGGACATCACCGCCAGCAGAGTGGGCCAGCTCAACCTCACTCACGGGTTCTCCTCCTTCAAGTTCGTCCCCAACACGGACGACCAGATCATCGTGGCCCTCAAGTCGGAGGAGGACGGCGGGAAGATCTCCACGTACATCATGGCCTTCACGCTCGACGGGCGCATTCTCCTCCCTGAGACCAAGATCGGAGACGTGAAGTACGAGGGGATCGAGTTCATATAG
- the cant1a gene encoding soluble calcium-activated nucleotidase 1 isoform X3: protein MESHTSPPSSMPASPASPRQDQNEPMSNLRISVGGLPLLASMGNTTDPRFRLKWKPIVLVALSLTLLLMLFMHMSSGTQSHSYGRPSSRVGDADPDATDSLSQYNDTYPLSSPERTPEGTRYRIAVIADLDTSSSSDKKLTWFSYMRRGYLSVSESGDKVAVEWEGDRVVLESHLSEKGRGMELSELVAFNGKLYSVDDRTGIVYRIDGEKAVPWVILTDGDGSVAKGFKAEWMTVKDRHLWIGGLGKEWTTTTGEFVNNYPQWVKVVGFRGDVRHENWVSNYEALRSAAGIQPPGYLIHESASWSDTLQRWFFLPRRASEERYDETADERRGTNILLSSSADFKDITASRVGQLNLTHGFSSFKFVPNTDDQIIVALKSEEDGGKISTYIMAFTLDGRILLPETKIGDVKYEGIEFI, encoded by the exons ATGGAAA GTCACACCAGCCCTCCGTCCTCCATGCCAGCTTCACCAGCTTCACCTCGACAGGACCAGAATGAGCCTATGAGCAACCTGCGCATCTCTGTGGGAGgcctccccctgctggcttcCATGGGCAACACCACCGACCCCCGTTTCCGCCTCAAGTGGAAGCCCATCGTGCTCGTGGCCTTGTCCCTGACTTTGCTCCTGATGCTGTTCATGCACATGAGCTCGGGCACGCAGTCCCATTCGTACGGCCGACCCAGCTCCAGAGTCGGAGACGCCGACCCCGACGCCACGGACTCCCTCTCACAGTACAATGACACCTACCCGCTCAGCTCACCCGAACGCACCCCAGAGGGCACCCGCTACCGCATCGCCGTCATCGCCGACCTGGACACCAGCTCTAGCAGCGACAAGAAGCTGACGTGGTTCAGCTACATGCGCCGGGGCTACCTGTCGGTGTCGGAGAGCGGGGATAAGGTGGCGGTGGAATGGGAAGGAGACAGGGTGGTGCTGGAAAGCCACCTGTCGGAGAAGGGTCGAGGTATGGAGCTGTCCGAGCTGGTGGCCTTCAACGGGAAGCTCTACAGCGTCGACGACAGAACGGGCATCGTTTACCGCATTGACGGTGAAAAGGCGGTGCCCTGGGTCATCTTGACGGACGGCGACGGCAGCGTGGCTAAAG GGTTCAAAGCTGAGTGGATGACGGTGAAGGACCGGCACCTCTGGATCGGCGGGCTGGGGAAGGAGTGGACGACCACCACGGGCGAGTTTGTCAACAACTACCCGcagtgggtgaaggtggtgggcTTCAGAGGGGACGTGCGTCACGAGAACTGGGTCTCCAACTACGAGGCTCTCAGGTCAGCCGCGGGGATCCAGCCCCCAG GGTATCTAATCCACGAATCCGCTTCCTGGAGCGACACCCTCCAGCGGTGGTTCTTCCTGCCCCGGCGCGCCAGCGAGGAGCGCTACGACGAGACGGCGGACGAGCGCCGCGGCACCAAcatcctcctcagctcctcggCAGATTTTAAGGACATCACCGCCAGCAGAGTGGGCCAGCTCAACCTCACTCACGGGTTCTCCTCCTTCAAGTTCGTCCCCAACACGGACGACCAGATCATCGTGGCCCTCAAGTCGGAGGAGGACGGCGGGAAGATCTCCACGTACATCATGGCCTTCACGCTCGACGGGCGCATTCTCCTCCCTGAGACCAAGATCGGAGACGTGAAGTACGAGGGGATCGAGTTCATATAG
- the cant1a gene encoding soluble calcium-activated nucleotidase 1 isoform X1 has product MTQDQRSGRRRRRGHTSPPSSMPASPASPRQDQNEPMSNLRISVGGLPLLASMGNTTDPRFRLKWKPIVLVALSLTLLLMLFMHMSSGTQSHSYGRPSSRVGDADPDATDSLSQYNDTYPLSSPERTPEGTRYRIAVIADLDTSSSSDKKLTWFSYMRRGYLSVSESGDKVAVEWEGDRVVLESHLSEKGRGMELSELVAFNGKLYSVDDRTGIVYRIDGEKAVPWVILTDGDGSVAKGFKAEWMTVKDRHLWIGGLGKEWTTTTGEFVNNYPQWVKVVGFRGDVRHENWVSNYEALRSAAGIQPPGYLIHESASWSDTLQRWFFLPRRASEERYDETADERRGTNILLSSSADFKDITASRVGQLNLTHGFSSFKFVPNTDDQIIVALKSEEDGGKISTYIMAFTLDGRILLPETKIGDVKYEGIEFI; this is encoded by the exons ATGACACAGGACCAGCGTTCAGGCAGGAGGAGGCGAAGGG GTCACACCAGCCCTCCGTCCTCCATGCCAGCTTCACCAGCTTCACCTCGACAGGACCAGAATGAGCCTATGAGCAACCTGCGCATCTCTGTGGGAGgcctccccctgctggcttcCATGGGCAACACCACCGACCCCCGTTTCCGCCTCAAGTGGAAGCCCATCGTGCTCGTGGCCTTGTCCCTGACTTTGCTCCTGATGCTGTTCATGCACATGAGCTCGGGCACGCAGTCCCATTCGTACGGCCGACCCAGCTCCAGAGTCGGAGACGCCGACCCCGACGCCACGGACTCCCTCTCACAGTACAATGACACCTACCCGCTCAGCTCACCCGAACGCACCCCAGAGGGCACCCGCTACCGCATCGCCGTCATCGCCGACCTGGACACCAGCTCTAGCAGCGACAAGAAGCTGACGTGGTTCAGCTACATGCGCCGGGGCTACCTGTCGGTGTCGGAGAGCGGGGATAAGGTGGCGGTGGAATGGGAAGGAGACAGGGTGGTGCTGGAAAGCCACCTGTCGGAGAAGGGTCGAGGTATGGAGCTGTCCGAGCTGGTGGCCTTCAACGGGAAGCTCTACAGCGTCGACGACAGAACGGGCATCGTTTACCGCATTGACGGTGAAAAGGCGGTGCCCTGGGTCATCTTGACGGACGGCGACGGCAGCGTGGCTAAAG GGTTCAAAGCTGAGTGGATGACGGTGAAGGACCGGCACCTCTGGATCGGCGGGCTGGGGAAGGAGTGGACGACCACCACGGGCGAGTTTGTCAACAACTACCCGcagtgggtgaaggtggtgggcTTCAGAGGGGACGTGCGTCACGAGAACTGGGTCTCCAACTACGAGGCTCTCAGGTCAGCCGCGGGGATCCAGCCCCCAG GGTATCTAATCCACGAATCCGCTTCCTGGAGCGACACCCTCCAGCGGTGGTTCTTCCTGCCCCGGCGCGCCAGCGAGGAGCGCTACGACGAGACGGCGGACGAGCGCCGCGGCACCAAcatcctcctcagctcctcggCAGATTTTAAGGACATCACCGCCAGCAGAGTGGGCCAGCTCAACCTCACTCACGGGTTCTCCTCCTTCAAGTTCGTCCCCAACACGGACGACCAGATCATCGTGGCCCTCAAGTCGGAGGAGGACGGCGGGAAGATCTCCACGTACATCATGGCCTTCACGCTCGACGGGCGCATTCTCCTCCCTGAGACCAAGATCGGAGACGTGAAGTACGAGGGGATCGAGTTCATATAG
- the LOC130515397 gene encoding galectin-3-binding protein A-like: MLTPQNICLIWLLLLLRVAGAVKLDAFRSTGDSTHSLDHSSGLSEAMGRIFDSADACDFLIVARTEDSSETVSQTICAHKVILLPFRPFNVSKGAESITISMSRPCLQHFTTFIRYLYTREVNVTTSSLRCIHWMASHFGAKRLMEDAGRLFTEVLPEDRSFKVQLSLYNYATETGDLLLQENCLRYLAWNYHNLTTSPAWTQLSVQLLESLLLRADLVAPDEYFVLRSVESWITDQGNSTTLETQAKLLSHVRFPMIPAERLHDLESSSPLYSAHRGLYQEKMLKALQFNVLLFSKIQASPAFNKEDADYQSRIYTGGPWSTVLDPSKDQQPVYFPPPSRRNPYDRYSRLNPSRTSFGVSSYTLAASLETPVHNSLIFQKDKVQWRANILQTQQDCSNEGLVCDSLPMARLRAQRSVFQDKVSFRNRLLLMCRGSYVVQVQDFKNDVSPVKVNGTYVVSYPCPGDQYTFQFVVRPQYV; this comes from the exons ATGCTCACACCACAGAACATCTGCCTCATctggcttctgctgcttctccggGTCGCAGGTGCAGTCAAATTGGACGCGTTCC GTTCCACAGGCGACTCCACTCACTCGTTGGACCACAGCAGCGGTCTCTCCGAGGCGATGGGCCGAATCTTCGACAGCGCGGACGCCTGTGATTTCCTGATCGTGGCCCGGACTGAGGACTCCTCGGAGACGGTCAGTCAGACCATCTGCGCACACAAAGTGATCCTGTTGCCGTTCCGGCCCTTCAACGTGTCAAAGGGGGCCGAGAGCATCACCATCAGTATGAGCCGCCCGTGCCTGCAACATTTCACCACcttcatcag GTACCTGTATACCCGCGAGGTGAACGTGACCACCTCCTCCTTGCGGTGCATCCACTGGATGGCCTCTCACTTTGGGGCAAAGCGGCTGATGGAGGACGCGGGCCGACTTTTCACTGAAGTCCTGCCCGAGGACCGCTCCTTTAAAGTCCAGTTGTCTCTTTACAACTACGCCACAGAGACGGgagacctcctcctccaggagaactgcCTACGCTACCTGGCCTGGAACTACCACAATCTGACCACGTCCCCGGCTTGGACTCAACTCTCCGTCCAGCTCCTCGAATCTCTTCTGCTTCGCGCCGACCTGGTGGCGCCGGATGAGTATTTCGTGCTCCGGTCCGTGGAGAGCTGGATCACGGATCAGGGCAACTCCACCACACTGGAGACGCAAGCTAAGCTGTTGAGTCACGTTCGCTTCCCCATGATCCCTGCCGAGAGGCTGCACGACCTGGagagcagctctcctctctACAGCGCTCACAGGGGCCTTTATCAGGAGAAGATGCTGAAAGCGTTGCAGTTCAACGTTCTTCTGTTCAGCAAGATCCAGGCAAGTCCAGCGTTCAACAAAGAGGACGCCGACTACCAGTCCAGGATCTACACTGGTGGGCCGTGGAGCACTGTGCTCGACCCTAGCAAAGATCAACAACCAGTCTACTTCCCCCCTCCCAGCAGGAGAAATCCTTATGACAGATACAGTCGACTAAATCCCTCCCGCACGTCGTTCGGCGTCAGCAGCTACACCTTAGCGGCGTCGCTGGAAACACCCGTCCACAACAGCCTGATCTTCCAGAAAGACAAAGTCCAATGGAGGGCAAACATCTTGCAGACGCAGCAGGACTGTTCTAACGAAGGTCTGGTCTGCGATTCGCTCCCCATGGCGAGGCTGAGGGCTCAGAGGTCGGTCTTCCAGGACAAGGTCAGCTTCCGTAACCGTCTCCTGCTGATGTGCCGCGGCAGCTACGTCGTTCAGGTGCAGGACTTCAAGAACGATGTGTCTCCTGTCAAAGTGAACGGGACCTATGTGGTCTCTTACCCCTGTCCCGGTGACCAGTACACCTTCCAGTTCGTTGTGAGACCACAGTATGTCTGA